In Prosthecobacter sp. SYSU 5D2, one genomic interval encodes:
- a CDS encoding CheR family methyltransferase, whose product MTLTKAAPKASTRKLRLKKDAAAPSPMPAAKGGFPIVGVGASAGGFEAFQDLLKHLPVDTGMGFVLVQHLDPQHESALVPLLQRSTSMPVLQVTQGMVVERNHIYIIPPNVLMEISKGALILTPRGRVRGAARSIDCFFEALAEDQRENAIGVVLSGTATDGTMGLESVKGEGGLTFAQDDTAKYDSMPRSAIAAGCVDFVLSPEAIAKELARIAKHPFVVAAALPLPETGRLASEAERENDQSDPPGKALASGGKGTPRTDSRQALTEAKAEPDKAQLEGYAKILALLHRHCGVDFSFYKSSTIQRRVARRLVLNKHETLADYAAFLKGNTHELDALYSDVLISVTSFFRNPEAFDILKQKVFPKLIGPPKRDGPLRIWVLGCSTGQEAYSLAMTFAEAVTDKPNPPKLQIFATDLNEALLEKARAGLYAKSLAQDIGQERLQRFFTEEEGGYRVNKALREQVVFARQNVMSDPPFSRMDLISCRNLLIYFEPELQKKIFPAFHYALKPDGYLFLGASESIGQFTDLFTAADKKQKIFVRKSAKTPSFHSPQPRERNAQRPGGKRSLEEGPFLPDANGGEFNAQREADRISVSLFAPPGVLINAEGQILQFRGATGAFLEPPTGKASFDLLKMAPEGLMLPLRAAIQTARREHVTVCQENVQMRKNGILRAVNLRVIPLRNLKEPCLLVLFENTEAAGPAGPGQPSQPPTPKGKREAANRITELEQELAETRDYLLSIQEQNESFTDDLQASSEELQSANEELQSINEELETSKEELESTNEELTTINEELVHRDAEQSRLNSDLNNLQASLQTAILLLGRDLSIRRFSPSAEKIFNLVAADLGRNFVGLRHHLNLPGLADMLTDVMESISPREMEVQDREGRWFSLQVRPYLTLDKRIDGVVLVLNDINDLKHQQQQIAAARDYAEAILRTLPVPFLILRADLRVQSASDVFYKVFDVDASESEGRLIYELGNRQWDIPDLRKLLEDILPQKNHFTGYEVNHEFETLGSRTMLLNARQVDSADGTPDRIVLAIEDITDRTQAERSLRHAMAEIEQSSRAKDEFLAALSHELRTPLTPVLMTASALESDTTLSDDLRSQLGMIRRNVELEARLIDDLLDLTRISHGKLQISPVVSDIHDLLEHTAEIVRSDGPGKQVRIRFMLDAKNHHVLADPARLQQVFWNLIKNALKFTPTGGAITVRTQSDKDGSIRISVADTGIGIAKESLTRIFNAFEQIEANGVHQFGGLGLGLAISKAIVMAHGGEIIAESQGEGHGATFSVELATGNAPQIQPVKADPPVGPDHHLRLLVVEDHEATLAVLYRLLTRRGHQVTTATNSRDALTAYAAANFDAVITDLGLPDGSGLDLMREIQRQRPVPGIALSGYGMEEDFHQTKEAGFFAHLVKPVNLDQLRLLLNQLPKGV is encoded by the coding sequence ATGACCTTGACAAAAGCCGCGCCGAAAGCCTCGACACGCAAACTGCGGCTCAAAAAGGATGCCGCAGCACCGAGCCCAATGCCTGCTGCCAAGGGCGGTTTTCCCATCGTGGGTGTAGGCGCTTCAGCCGGGGGTTTTGAAGCCTTTCAGGATCTGCTGAAACATCTGCCGGTGGATACCGGCATGGGCTTTGTCCTGGTTCAGCATCTGGACCCGCAGCATGAAAGTGCCCTCGTGCCGCTCCTTCAGCGCAGCACCTCCATGCCAGTGCTCCAGGTCACCCAGGGGATGGTGGTGGAGCGGAATCACATTTATATCATCCCGCCCAATGTGCTGATGGAGATCTCCAAAGGCGCGCTGATTCTGACGCCGCGCGGCCGGGTGCGGGGGGCCGCCAGGTCCATTGACTGTTTTTTTGAGGCCCTGGCGGAGGACCAGCGGGAGAATGCCATCGGTGTGGTTCTTTCCGGCACCGCGACAGACGGCACGATGGGGCTGGAATCCGTGAAGGGCGAGGGCGGCCTGACGTTTGCGCAGGATGACACTGCCAAATACGATTCCATGCCTCGCAGCGCCATCGCTGCGGGCTGTGTGGACTTTGTGCTGTCCCCGGAGGCCATCGCGAAGGAGCTGGCGCGCATTGCCAAGCACCCTTTTGTGGTGGCCGCCGCCCTGCCCCTGCCAGAAACGGGACGACTGGCATCTGAGGCTGAAAGGGAGAACGACCAGAGCGATCCTCCGGGCAAGGCGCTGGCCTCCGGCGGAAAGGGCACTCCGCGCACGGACTCCCGCCAGGCGCTGACGGAGGCCAAAGCGGAGCCGGACAAGGCCCAACTGGAAGGCTATGCGAAGATCCTGGCACTGCTGCACAGACATTGCGGGGTGGATTTCTCGTTTTACAAATCCAGCACCATCCAGCGGCGTGTGGCCCGGCGGCTGGTGCTCAACAAGCATGAGACGCTGGCAGATTATGCCGCCTTTCTGAAAGGCAATACCCATGAGCTGGATGCCCTCTACTCCGATGTGCTGATCAGCGTGACCAGCTTCTTCCGCAATCCGGAAGCCTTCGATATCCTCAAGCAAAAGGTTTTCCCAAAGCTCATCGGGCCACCCAAACGCGACGGTCCGCTGCGCATCTGGGTGCTGGGCTGCTCCACCGGGCAGGAGGCTTATTCCCTGGCCATGACCTTTGCCGAGGCGGTCACAGACAAACCGAATCCGCCGAAGCTGCAAATCTTCGCCACGGACCTCAACGAGGCGCTGCTGGAGAAGGCCCGCGCCGGGCTCTATGCAAAGTCTCTGGCGCAGGACATCGGGCAGGAAAGGCTGCAACGCTTTTTTACCGAGGAGGAAGGCGGCTACCGGGTGAACAAGGCGCTGCGTGAGCAGGTGGTCTTCGCCCGGCAAAATGTGATGAGTGATCCGCCGTTTTCGCGGATGGACCTCATCTCCTGCCGCAACCTGCTGATCTATTTTGAGCCGGAGCTGCAGAAGAAGATTTTCCCTGCCTTCCATTATGCGCTGAAGCCGGACGGTTATCTGTTTCTCGGTGCCAGCGAGTCCATCGGGCAGTTCACGGACCTGTTCACGGCGGCGGATAAAAAGCAGAAGATCTTTGTCCGGAAATCGGCCAAGACCCCTTCCTTTCATTCGCCGCAGCCGAGGGAGCGCAATGCGCAACGTCCGGGTGGCAAGCGCAGCCTGGAGGAAGGGCCGTTTCTACCAGATGCCAATGGCGGAGAATTCAATGCGCAGCGCGAGGCGGATCGAATCTCCGTGAGCCTGTTTGCGCCGCCAGGAGTGCTGATCAATGCGGAAGGCCAGATCCTGCAGTTCCGGGGGGCCACGGGAGCTTTTTTAGAACCGCCAACGGGAAAGGCCAGCTTTGACCTGCTGAAGATGGCGCCGGAAGGGCTGATGCTGCCGCTGCGTGCGGCCATCCAGACCGCCCGGCGCGAGCACGTGACGGTGTGCCAGGAGAATGTGCAGATGCGTAAAAACGGCATCCTGCGTGCGGTGAACCTGCGGGTGATTCCGCTGCGGAATCTGAAGGAGCCGTGCCTGCTGGTGCTCTTTGAAAATACGGAGGCCGCCGGCCCGGCTGGCCCAGGACAGCCCAGCCAGCCGCCGACGCCCAAAGGAAAAAGGGAGGCGGCCAACCGCATCACAGAACTGGAGCAGGAACTGGCGGAGACACGGGACTACCTGCTGTCCATCCAGGAGCAAAATGAGTCCTTCACGGACGATTTGCAGGCCTCCAGCGAGGAACTGCAAAGCGCCAATGAGGAGCTGCAAAGCATCAATGAAGAGCTGGAAACGTCCAAGGAGGAGCTGGAATCCACCAATGAAGAGCTGACAACGATCAACGAGGAACTGGTACACCGGGATGCGGAACAGAGCCGGCTCAATTCAGACCTGAACAACCTCCAGGCGAGCCTCCAGACAGCCATCCTGCTGCTGGGCCGTGATCTTTCCATCCGCCGTTTTTCACCCTCGGCGGAAAAGATTTTCAATCTGGTGGCTGCGGACCTGGGGCGGAATTTTGTCGGCCTGAGGCATCATCTTAACCTGCCTGGTCTGGCGGACATGCTGACCGATGTGATGGAATCCATCAGCCCGCGTGAAATGGAAGTGCAAGACCGCGAAGGCCGCTGGTTTTCCCTGCAAGTGCGCCCCTACCTGACGCTGGACAAGCGGATTGACGGTGTGGTGCTGGTCCTCAATGACATCAATGACCTGAAGCACCAGCAGCAGCAGATCGCGGCGGCGCGGGACTATGCCGAGGCCATCCTGAGGACGCTGCCAGTGCCGTTTCTGATCCTGCGGGCGGACCTTCGCGTGCAATCCGCAAGCGATGTTTTTTACAAGGTCTTCGATGTGGACGCCTCCGAAAGCGAGGGGCGGTTGATCTATGAACTGGGCAACCGTCAATGGGACATCCCGGACCTGCGCAAGCTGCTGGAGGACATCCTGCCGCAGAAAAATCACTTCACCGGTTATGAAGTGAATCACGAATTTGAAACCCTCGGCAGCCGGACCATGCTGCTGAATGCCCGGCAGGTGGACAGCGCGGACGGCACGCCGGACCGCATCGTCCTGGCCATTGAGGACATCACCGACCGCACGCAGGCCGAGCGATCCCTGCGCCATGCCATGGCGGAGATCGAGCAGTCCTCACGTGCCAAGGATGAGTTTCTCGCGGCTCTCAGCCATGAACTGCGGACCCCGCTCACCCCCGTGCTGATGACAGCCTCCGCGCTGGAGAGCGATACCACCCTGAGTGACGACCTGCGCAGCCAGCTAGGCATGATCCGCCGCAATGTGGAGCTGGAGGCGCGGCTCATTGATGACCTTTTGGACCTCACCCGCATCAGCCACGGCAAGCTGCAAATCTCCCCTGTGGTCTCAGACATCCATGATCTGCTGGAGCACACGGCGGAGATCGTCCGCAGCGACGGCCCGGGCAAGCAGGTGCGCATCCGCTTCATGCTGGATGCGAAGAACCACCATGTTCTGGCGGACCCGGCACGGCTGCAGCAGGTGTTTTGGAACCTCATCAAAAACGCCCTCAAATTTACCCCCACAGGCGGGGCCATCACCGTCAGGACCCAGAGCGACAAGGATGGCTCCATCCGCATCTCCGTGGCAGACACGGGCATCGGCATCGCGAAGGAATCCCTGACCCGCATCTTCAACGCCTTTGAGCAGATCGAAGCCAATGGCGTGCATCAGTTTGGCGGGCTCGGCCTCGGCCTGGCCATCTCCAAGGCCATCGTCATGGCCCATGGTGGAGAGATCATTGCCGAGAGCCAGGGCGAGGGCCATGGGGCCACCTTTTCCGTGGAACTCGCCACCGGAAACGCCCCGCAGATTCAACCCGTGAAAGCCGACCCCCCCGTCGGCCCGGACCACCATCTGCGCCTGCTCGTCGTGGAGGATCACGAAGCCACCCTGGCCGTTCTTTACCGCCTGCTCACCCGCCGCGGCCACCAGGTGACCACCGCCACCAACTCCCGCGATGCGCTCACCGCCTATGCCGCAGCCAATTTTGATGCCGTCATCACCGACCTCGGCCTGCCCGACGGCAGCGGCCTGGACCTCATGCGCGAGATCCAGCGCCAGCGCCCCGTCCCCGGCATCGCCCTCAGCGGCTACGGCATGGAAGAAGACTTCCACCAGACCAAAGAAGCCGGATTCTTCGCCCACCTCGTCAAGCCCGTGAACCTGGACCAGCTCAGGCTGCTGCTGAACCAGCTCCCCAAAGGCGTGTGA
- the ndk gene encoding nucleoside-diphosphate kinase translates to MAQETSLLLLKPDCVAKGLNGEVLKRLEAEGFRVRGIKMIQLTDELLKEHYSHIADKPFFPEVAGFMKSKPVIAVALGGEDVISHVRDLLGPTDSKAAAKGTIRGDFGDDKMTNVVHASDSPEAAAVELKRFFKDGEIFSY, encoded by the coding sequence ATGGCCCAAGAAACATCCCTCCTCCTGCTGAAGCCCGACTGCGTCGCCAAAGGCCTTAATGGCGAAGTCCTCAAGCGTCTGGAGGCCGAAGGCTTCCGTGTGCGTGGCATCAAGATGATCCAGCTCACGGATGAGCTCCTGAAGGAGCATTATTCCCACATTGCCGACAAGCCGTTCTTCCCTGAGGTCGCTGGCTTCATGAAGAGCAAGCCGGTCATCGCGGTGGCGCTGGGCGGTGAGGACGTCATTTCCCACGTCCGCGACCTTCTTGGCCCGACGGATTCCAAAGCCGCCGCCAAAGGCACCATCCGTGGTGACTTCGGTGATGACAAAATGACCAATGTCGTTCACGCCTCGGATTCCCCGGAAGCCGCAGCCGTGGAGCTGAAGCGGTTCTTTAAGGATGGCGAAATTTTCAGTTACTAA
- the rpmB gene encoding 50S ribosomal protein L28, whose translation MAKVCQITGVGVTRGHHIHRSGKAKKEGGIGKHITKRVKRVIYPNLRHKRIFVPELNQWVTVKLTARALKTMDKNGAFKTLKEAGLI comes from the coding sequence ATGGCTAAAGTCTGTCAAATCACCGGAGTCGGCGTCACACGCGGCCACCACATTCATCGCAGCGGTAAAGCTAAGAAGGAAGGTGGTATCGGTAAGCACATCACGAAGCGTGTGAAGCGTGTCATTTACCCGAACCTGCGCCACAAGCGTATTTTCGTTCCTGAGCTTAATCAGTGGGTCACGGTCAAGCTGACCGCCCGCGCTCTGAAAACGATGGATAAAAACGGTGCCTTCAAGACGTTGAAGGAAGCTGGTTTGATCTAA